AATTTTCtagccaacaaaacaaacatttattggTTCAAGCTTCTTAAATTaagatctgctgcttttctttctttctaaatatGTTCAGGTTATGAAATCACAAgtatttttcactattttctgacattttatagaacaAATGATGTATAATTTAATAGATAAAGTCATTGGTAGACTAAtcgatgataataataactaataactgcAAGCACcactaacaaaaaaacaggaaataccgACCCTGTCTGCTTActggaagaagaaaatcagATCCCACAACAGACTAAGCTTTGGTAAAACCTTGCTGCTGGTAGTCTttatgaaaataacattttttttaaagatatttccccctttttgctttttgattCATGCACTTTGGAGGCGCTGCAAGGTCGTGAAAGACACTTTTTTCCTTTCCACTGTTCCAGGGCTTTTGCCAAAATCAAGTAATCGTGGTGCCAAGTGTATTAGGTTACAGCGCTTGTGGCTTGTGTGAGCCCGGAGAGTCCTGAAAGTACTTTATAAGCATAACCATCCATCACGCACAGTCCATCCAGCTATGCGAGTCCTCACCTCTCCCTTGGAGTTGGCCTCGTCCACGATGGAGAGGAATCTATCAATCTGAGTGGGCGAAGGAGGAGTGAAGTCTGCTATCTTGATGTGGTGCAGCTGTAGCTCCGGGCACGAGTCGTGGTAAGGTGGTTTTCTCTCGCACAGGCAGACCAGGTGCTTGATGCCGTTGTCCAGCAGGTACTGGTACTCACATGTCATCCTGGGCAGCGCCAGTCCGGCCAGTTTTCCTGGTTCGACCCAGGAGAAATTGTGTGGGGCGGCGTAGGCCATGTCGAACTGAGAGCGGAAGACAAAGACAGTCAGATCGAGCTGTACGCCACTTCATTACGTAACATGCATGAAGTCAGAAAAACACTCTAGTGAACCCGTGTCATAAAACATTATCTCTGGAACTGACGTTTTCTAGGAAGCATTCTGAGTAAACATTACCTCTCCAACCGGCTGAATTCAGGCTGATTTAAAAGCAAACACTCcgtacagacagagacagcctCAAACTATTTGTCAAGACGACGCCAGCTCACCGGCTCAGCCAGATAGTTCAGTGTGTGAGAAGGGGGTAATTAGTTTGACATATACTAGTAGGTATGTGCACATACAGTGTGTAGGCCTCACCAGACTCCACCTACGATGTGGGCGTAGCATCTATAACACAAAGTCCGAGAATGACTGTGCAGATTATATTACGATTATCATGTTCCTTCTCTTTGTGAAGTCAGTCAACTTCAAGttgtgcaaaacgctgctgcccgtcttttaactGACACCAGCAAACGTGCgcacatcactcctgttcttaaatcccttcattggcttcctgtcctttatagaattgattttaaactcttaacatttgtttttaaagctcttaacggcctcgccctttcatattttatctgagcttttaactgtccgcaatcctgctagagctctgaggtctaaagatcaactgtcgctggaagtgcccaggtcaaaatacaaacactggggTCACCGAGCGTTTTCGGCaacttatttaggatggcttttaacacccagtagtatgatgacacttttatcatttcttattcgattttgttgcattttattgtttttattattatttttattttgtttgttttttacctattgttctcgttatttattatctgctgtaaagcactttggtacaccgaaaggactgttgtaaagggctgtataaataaagtacatttacatttacatttgtttattgatctgctctgctctgttgcAGTATTAtggacctgcacacacacacacacacacacacacacacacacacacactaatctaCCCTCATTATTTCACCATTGTATCACGTGAATGCTAAAACAGTAATCATATAATTATCATACCATCagtcatatatatttttttgcccAATGTGGGACGTCCCACTGGATTAGTGTAAGATGCACAATATAATTTTCACTAGTTACAATTGTATttaatctgcattttttttaatatgtgcaATGCAATTCTAGacatataaataatttaatttgactGAATTTTAGGATTAATTTATGATATCTGTCATGTAATTGCAGATACCTGAAAATAACATGTCCACAAGTGAGAATTAAAGTGTtgatataaataattaattaattttgacTAGTGGGAAATTAACTGTAGATATGTTTTATTAGAAATTAAACTCAACACAACATTCAGTGTAATGACTTCAGGAGCAAAACAACTGAACTTTAGTGACagatttagttatttattaaaGATTGACACATTATCTCGATataactgcattaaaaaaacagcgaGCTCTTCTGCTACCGTTAGTTACCGGTGTTACGGTTCAACGAGTGACCCTGTTAGCTGGTGACCGTTACAGGAAGcgaattaaacaaaaaaacacaaaggacacatcgggtgtgtgtgtgtttaactgtaaCGTTAATgagagaaaaactaaacattgACGAGGACAGCTACACGTCTCCGCTGTGACTACGACGACCACAGTTTTAAGTCGAGTCACcggttaacacggtcactcgttggACCGAAACACCGTTAGCTATGAGCTAACGCGAAGCCGTAGCCGTTAACCAGCTCGTTTAGCACCAAACACAGCCACAGCAGCGATACTCACAGTTTCTGTCTTTGAATGAATGTTCTCCCCGTCACTACGTGCAGCTTCGGTCGGTGTTAGTTAGAGTTGGAGCATGTTTGGCTGACAAACTACGTCAAAGTGTGCGGGTCCGCTGCGTTACCGCCGCTAGGTGCTGTCATGCTACATGGAGCAGCTGTCTCTAGAGATCAGCGTAAAGATGGCGGACACAGAGAAGAGCTCTGTTCGTGTTTTAGttaaaactgtgaaacacaatattaatacaataaataataatacatatatatatataaatatatatcaagCAATGATAAAAGagagtacagtacagtttatAAATGACTTCTGTTTCTACGGTGTCTATGTCAGGATGGCCGAGCGGTCTAAGGCGCTGCGTTCAGGTCGCAGTCTCCCCTGGaggcgtgggttcgaatcccacttCTGACAATAACCTTTTCTCGCATGTACACTGAATACGGTGAGTTCGAATCCCACCCGGGACATTCTTATTATTACTTTCTTTCTCATTGTTTACGGTCCATAAACAGGAGTCTGTTTGTCCTGTGCACTGTTTAGGATACTGCTGCGTCACTACACGttgttattattgattattgtgtGTTGAATCGCACTAACGCACTGTAGCTGTGACACAgacatctatttattttttctcatatGTTTTAAAATTATCAATAAAGTCAGATAAATTTAGCACACctgaaaaaaatcttatttagtGTGAGGAGGAACCCAGAGAAGTATGAAAAGATATGGGGCTCTTGTCtttaccaccaccactactactcAGTTTAACTAGTATGTCAGTATATAACCTGCTCCCCTTTACTATTTTGTCTACTTCTATGATTTTGACTATTTGGGACCTCATACAGcatttgattgtattttattttgcaggtGTAAACAAAGGTGAACTCAtgcaattgttttatttatcttgttttgtaCTGTACCAGGGTTGAGCGTGGGAGTTTTGTATGTCTGTTcctttgtgtgtcttgtttgtgaaAGTAGACATATAAAAAAagcttcaataaaaatatctttaaaaagaaaatttgtATGAACATACCTGTAGAGGGCGTATCATCATCTCCTTCAACAAAATGGTGACGCTCTCTCTTAAAATCTTCTTTCTCCAAAGTCAGACGTTGCTTGTAAAGTTGTGCAACCAAGCCATAATCGAAACCAGACTACTTTTTAATTCTAGGGGACTTTTCAAGGATACTGGATGTCAGTGTTAATTATGTGAAGAGTTCGGGACACGGTATGCAaccataaaaacatgttcaagTACAATAACACTTCTTTTAAGAGTTGGAGCATGCACTAACAGATGATTTGTGTGCTACTATTATGTATTCTTGCTGTGGTTTACTGTAGGCACATTGTGCATTTGTATTTGTGGCGGAGGTTTGACTGTTTTAATTAATGTAAGGCATTGCAGGTGAGCACATTGAGGTGTTTTAAAGAAGTCAAAGAGAGTTTAACAGCTAGACTACGTAAGATAAGTGCAATTACAGTGACATATATAGGCCTTTAGTACAGTACAGGATGTGAGGATGTGTGATTTAGCTGCAGGTCTaagtagaaaataaaatatatccgTAACTACAGCTTGCTCTCATTTTTTGAAGGTGTAAACATCCAGACTGAACATCCCTGGCTTTAGtttgcatataaataaatataaattgtctaaatatgaaatatctaaaccaatcagacgAATACTTAATGCCTAGTGCAGTTAACTATCTCAATGCAACGCTTCAAATTGTGTGAGAGACGTCCTTGTCGAGTCCGCATTGAATCattcttgttttttaatgtctcGGCACTTCCAGACGGAGGCCGCCTCTGTTCTCATACAATCTCCACATGATTAAACCGTTTGTCCATTTTCTTTCATGCAATAGTCAAATGATACAAACACAACCATTCAGAactcacagcacagcacagtttACTTGCTAGTCATTTTATACAAATAGTAGAAAGAGGGTTTGTATCTGAAGGAGACAAACTGCATCACATTTGCCAGATAGATGTCGATACACAGAGACTTGATTTTAAGAAGAGAATCACAGAGTCGAATGTTTCAAACATcccgtttttttctttttaaaaaaagctttcacTAACCTGTTCTAAGAAAAAGAAGTTAACAAAGCCGTTTGTTTCAGTAATCACGTACAGTTATAGAAAGATATCTAAGGTGACAggtaaagctgaaataaaacagaaacggAAAAGAAACATTCCAATAATCAGGTGGCGTATTTTCGTTTGCTCTCCTACGATGCTTTAACAAAAAGTCCCAAAAAGAACCacgaaatattttttttttattctcattttatctgtttctttttctctattttttaaacttttgtacACATCACAACCTGAAGACTTGGGTTGTTCGTTGTACGTCTCTTGGctatcatcatcgtcatcgtcatcatcccGTTTGtgtcatctaaaaaaaaagcacagactCCCTTCAACATGCTGCAACACccctcaaacaaaaaaaaaaaaaaagcaatcacaTCACCCCTTTAATGGTTACATGTaaactctgtgttttttgtttttttaaatttttcacaCTCTTTAAAGGTGCCGTTCGAGAAAAAAAGGATGGGGGCGGGTGGGGTTGGGCAGTAATCGCCGTGCCCCACCTACTAGAAGATTTCTACGTATTTTGAACGTCCATGTTCAAAAGTCCCCACGCTGAGCAGACTTGCTGAAGGGCCATGCcgagttttttttatttttttacaggatGGCGCAGAAGAACTTCTTCTCCCTGAACGGGTTCTCTGACGCCGGCACCGGCGATAACAGAGGGTCCTCTTTGGCATGAGCTTCGCAGTATGACATCAGGTCTGCCGCTGCTTTTGACACCTGGaattcaaacacacacgtgtgtcAGCACACAGAAGGAAgcagtttgatattttgatgaATTAGCTCATTTGCTTTCTATTAGATAAGAAAGATCGATGCCTCTTTAATATCTGTACAGTCAATAAACAGCAGCTGGTTTTTCGGAAAGAGCCACCAAGCTTTACCGGAAACTTTGTTGGTT
This DNA window, taken from Larimichthys crocea isolate SSNF chromosome XXIV, L_crocea_2.0, whole genome shotgun sequence, encodes the following:
- the dusp23b gene encoding dual specificity protein phosphatase 23 → MAYAAPHNFSWVEPGKLAGLALPRMTCEYQYLLDNGIKHLVCLCERKPPYHDSCPELQLHHIKIADFTPPSPTQIDRFLSIVDEANSKGEGVGVHCMHGHGRTGTMLACYLVKTRKMSGIDAINEIRRLRQGSIETREQEKAVVQFYQRTK
- the gng2 gene encoding guanine nucleotide-binding protein G(I)/G(S)/G(O) subunit gamma-2, whose amino-acid sequence is MASNNTASIAQARKLVEQLKMEANIDRIKVSKAAADLMSYCEAHAKEDPLLSPVPASENPFREKKFFCAIL